GCGTCCTTCCTGATATCCTTCATGAGGAGGTCGTCGGCATAGATGAACCCCGGGACCCTCATGCCGGGAACGGAGCCTTTGGGGATCTCCCAGCGGTAGGGTGAGATCCTGTTGATTGTTATCTGGTCGGACATGGGATGTCCTCCTTGAAGTGAACAGTGAACGATGAACGGTGAACAGAAACTGGTGAACCGTGAAGCGTGAAACGCAAAACCGTTCACGATTCACTATTCACATTTCACCGATCTCATACATCAAATATCACCCTCACCCGGACCTCCCCGGGTGTCTCCTCGATAGCCAGCCCGTGGTAGGTGGCCGCCTTGACGTGGGTGTTGATGATGTGCCTGGAAGGGTCGTAGATCGTGCCTGTCAGGGTGGCCTCGAGGCGGCCGCCCACGATCTCGAGGCTCGGAACGTTTACGGGAATAAAGCCTTCGGTGTCTTCCCGGTAGATGATCTCGTTGAGGAACCTGATGAGGAGATCCTGTGGCGATGGAGCCTGGACGAGAACGGTCCGTGTGACCTTGTCATCTTCCGTCGGGAGGTCGGCCATGACGGCGGCGAGCCCGAGGC
This is a stretch of genomic DNA from bacterium. It encodes these proteins:
- a CDS encoding archease translates to MAGGYKELDGITADLGLEAWGETLEEAFVQAGLGLAAVMADLPTEDDKVTRTVLVQAPSPQDLLIRFLNEIIYREDTEGFIPVNVPSLEIVGGRLEATLTGTIYDPSRHIINTHVKAATYHGLAIEETPGEVRVRVIFDV